A window of Jatrophihabitans sp. genomic DNA:
GCTGGTCACCACCGAAGAAGTTCTCGCGGATGTAGGCCCCGGACTCGACGGTGTAGGTCTGGAACTGGCCGTCAGGCGTGCTGTTCATCTTGTTGACCAGCGTGCCGTCGCGGTCCATGGCCAGCAGCGGGTCCCAATCGCGTCCCCAGATGACCTTGATGACGTTCCAGCCGGCGCCGCGGAAGTAGGACTCCAGCTCTTGGATGATCTTGCCGTTGCCGCGCACCGGCCCGTCCAGGCGCTGCAGGTTGCAGTTGATCACGAAGGTGAGGTTGTCCAGCTCCTCGCGGGCGGCCACGCCGATCGCGCCGAGGGACTCGACCTCGTCCATCTCGCCGTCGCCGAGGAAGGCCCACACGTGGGAGTTGGCGGTGTCGGCGATGCCGCGAGCGGCCAGGTAGCGGTTGAACCGGGCCTGGTAGATCGCCCCGATCGGGCCGAGCCCCATCGACACGGTCGGGAACTCCCAGAAATCGGGCATCAGCCGGGGGTGCGGGTAGGAGGACAGGCCGTAGGGCGCCTTGGACTGCTCCTGCCGGAAGCCGTCGAGGTGCTGCTCGCTCAGCCGGCCCTCCAGGAAGGCCCGGGCGTAGATGCCGGGCGCGGCGTGGCCCTGGAAGTAGATCTGGTCGCCGGTGCCGCTGGCCAGGTCCTTGCCCCGGAAGAAGTGGTTGAAGCCGATCTCGTAGAGCGAGGCCGCCGAGGCGTAGGTGGCGATGTGCCCGCCGACGCCCAGGTGCTTGTTGGCCCGGCTCACCATGATGGCGGCGTTCCACCGGATGTAGGCCCGGATACGGCGCTCGATGTGCTCATCGCCGGGGAACCAGGGCTCCCGCTCGGGCGGGATCGAGTTGATGTAGTCGGTGCTGCGCAGCGCCGGAACGCCGACCTGGCGTTCGCGGGCGCGTTCGAGCAACTTCAGGAGCAGGAACCGGGCGCGTTGACGGCCGTCATGGTCCACCGCAGCGTCGAACGATTCGATCCACTCTCGGGTCTCGCCGGGATCGATATCGGGAAGCTGGCTCGGCAATCCGTCGGTGATGATGTTGTAGCGATCACGAGTCACCCGTCCAGTGTCCACCTTTGGGCAAGAAGATGTGACCTCTGATGTTTACTGATCGGTATCCCGGAGGGTTGCATAGCCGCCGAAGTGTGGTTATCTACCGGGGCACGATTACCAACGGTGAGGATGTCCTTCACCGCCATCCCACCTGTACCGCTATGGCACACATGGAGGCCGGCAGTGAGCACCACCCCCGGAACCGGGGAAAACACGACTGCATTGGTTGACCGCCTCGGCATCGAGCCAGGCATGGTTGTGCAGGAGTTGGGCTATGACGACGATGTCGACCAGGCTCTGCGCGAAGCGATCGAGGACCGCCTGGACGACGACATGGTGGACGAGGACTCAGATGATGTGGTCGACGTCGTCTTGCTCTGGTTCCGGGAGGACGACGGCGACCTCGTCGACGCCCTGGTGGACGCCATCGCCCCGTTGGCCGACAACGGGGTGATCTGGTTGCTGACGCCCAAGCGTGGCCGGGCCGGCTATGTGGAGCCCTCAGACATCTCTGAAGCGGCCCCGACGGCGGGGCTCTCCCAGACCTCGCTGCTGCCGCTGGCCGCCGGCTGGACCGGCGCCCGGCTGGTGAGCAGGCGCGCCAAGGCCGGCGTCGAGCGTGGCAAGGCAGACCGCCGATGACCACTTCGCATCCCGATTCGATCCCCGGCCTGAGCCCGTTGCCGGTCGGCGCCGAGGCCCCGGACTTCACGCTGCGTGACCAGAACAACGAGGTCGTGACACTGTCGTCGTTTCGGGGTTCCAAGGCCGTGCTGCTGGTGTTCTACCCGTGGGCCTTCACCAGCATCTGCACCGGTGAGCTGGGCACGATCCGTGACAACATCGACGACTTCGCCAACGACGCGGTGCAGGTGTTGACGCTGAGTATCGACTCGTCCTTCGTGCACAAGATCTTCTCCCAGCGTGACGAGCTGAACTTCCCGCTGCTGGCCGACTTCTGGCCCCATGGCGAGGTCGCCCAGGCGTACGGGGTCTTCAACACCGATTCCGGGGTCGCCAACCGGGGGACGTTCCTGATCGACCGGGACGGCGTCATCCGCTTCAGCGAGGCCAAGGAGATCGGTGTCGGGCGCGATCCGCAGCGCTGGCTGGACGAGATCGCGGCGTTGACCACCGGAGTGGCCAGCTAGCCCTGTTGCTGCCGGGGCCGGCCGGGTCGGCTGGCTAAGGCCAGTACCGGCCGTCGAGCCAGGAGCGGCCGGTTAGCCAGGAGCGGTCGCCTAGCTAAGAGCAGTCGCCTAGCTTTGCTGTGCCTAGGAGCGGCCGGCGAGCCGGTCGTCCAGCGAGGCCTTCTTGGCCTTGGCGGCTGCCCTGCCGGTGGGCGGCTGGGCGTCGCGGCTGCCCGGTTCGGGGCCGGGACTGCCCGGCGCCACCGGCAGCGCCTGTCCGGCCCGGTCACGTCGCCGCTCGGCGGCGGCCATCACGAACGGCGCGCACAGCGCCAGCAGGGCGAACAGGTACCACTGCACCACGTAGGCGGCGTGCTGCGGCTCCTCGGCGCCGCCGGCCGGGTTGGACAGGTCCGGGCCAGGCAGCGTGGTCAGCCCGGCGGCGCCCG
This region includes:
- a CDS encoding DUF3052 domain-containing protein, which encodes MSTTPGTGENTTALVDRLGIEPGMVVQELGYDDDVDQALREAIEDRLDDDMVDEDSDDVVDVVLLWFREDDGDLVDALVDAIAPLADNGVIWLLTPKRGRAGYVEPSDISEAAPTAGLSQTSLLPLAAGWTGARLVSRRAKAGVERGKADRR
- a CDS encoding peroxiredoxin, translating into MTTSHPDSIPGLSPLPVGAEAPDFTLRDQNNEVVTLSSFRGSKAVLLVFYPWAFTSICTGELGTIRDNIDDFANDAVQVLTLSIDSSFVHKIFSQRDELNFPLLADFWPHGEVAQAYGVFNTDSGVANRGTFLIDRDGVIRFSEAKEIGVGRDPQRWLDEIAALTTGVAS